The Paraburkholderia caffeinilytica genome segment TTGCGTCCCGCGAGTGTGTGAAAGCGTGTGTCGGTTCCGAAACCAGCCGGCCCGCCATGCGCCTCTACCAGGGCGGCGAAGCGCTTCCACGCGTCGTCCACCTGCGCGGCGATCACGAGGTCGCCGTCGGCGGCACGGAACACGCCGTAAAGCGTCGACGTGGGCATGTCGTGACCGGTTTGCTCCGGCACGATGCCTTGCATCGTGTAGCACTGCACCGCGTATTCATGCATCGACACCAGTGTGTCGTACAGCGCCATGTCGATATGCTGGCCCCGGCCGCTCTTCACGCGACCAAGCAGCGCGGCATTGATCGCCGCCACGGCGTGAATGCCGGTGTACATGTCGCCGAGCGAAATGCGCATCAGCGGCGGCGGCTCGCCGGGAGTGCCGATCATCTGCATAATGCCGCTCTTCGCTTCGGCAATCAGGCCGAAACCTGCACGATGCGCGTCCGGCCCGGTATGGCCGTAAGCGGATATCGAGCAGTAGACCAGTTTCGAATTGCGCGCCGACAGTTCGTCATAACCGAGCCCGAGTTTGTCGAGTGCACCCGGCCGGTAGTTCTCGACGAATACGTCTGCGGAGTCGCACAGCCGCTGCATGAATTCCTTGCCGCGCGCATCGCGCATGTTGACGCTGACGCCGCGTTTGCCCATGTTGAGTTGCAGGAAATAGCCGCTCTGCTCGTCGTCGAGCACCGTGGCGTGCTGACGCCCGGCATCGCCGCTGCCGGGCCGTTCGACCTTGATGACTTCGGCGCCGAGCGCCGCGAGACAGCGGCCAACATACGGACCGGCCAGAAAATGGCTGTAGTCGACGACGCGAATACCTTCGAGAGGACGTGCCTGCATCAGAATGCTCCCGGTCGGCGCGGCACCATCAGTCGATGCTCGCCGTGCTGGACGACCTGACCGTCCTGATTGACCAGCTCGGACGGCAGCACGACGATTCCCCACCCGGGACGGCTCTTGCTAGCGCGCATCGCACCCACACGGAATTTCACGTGCAACACATCGTTGACCTTGATCGGCAGGTTGAAGTCCCATGTCCAGCCGAGCGACATGCCCGGGAGGAAACGGTAGTCGCTTTGGGTCTTGAGCCCATCGGCGATCGACAAGCCAAACAGACCGTGCGCGACGATCGAACCGAAGTGGCTAACGTTCGCGTATTCCTCGTCCACATGCACCGGCGTGTGATCGCCGGTGAGGTCGGCGTAGGCCAGAATGCGTTCCTTCGTCACCGTGTAGTGCGGGCTCACGCATTCGTCGCCTTCGCGGGCATCGTCCCAGTACTTATCGACGATCGTCATGTCACACCTCCGCACGCGGATTGATGTCCAGTGCTCGTGCCACGCACGCTGCGGGCCTCGCCTGGATCAGTTCGACGGCGAGGCCGTCCGGCAGCCGCAACCAGTTGCGTCCCTGCGGCATTTCGCTGACGTCATACCGTTGCGCGGCGGCGAGCGCGGCCTCCATGTCTTCGCACATCACGCCCAGGTGGGCGAGGCGGCCTTCAGGCGCGTCATGCTGCGGGTTATGGATGAATTGCAAACCACCGAGCGTCCAGTACTGCCGTGGTTCTTCGACGGTGCCGTCGACCTCGCGCATCGTCATGCCGAGTACGTCTTCGAAAAAGCGGATGTGCCAGTGGATGTCCTTCACCCAGATGGCCACGTGCTCCAGATAGGCTTTACTGCCGTTCATGCGGTTGTCTCCCTGCTTTGTCGGTCATGGCGCGCTCGATGCCCTTGATGCACGCCACCAGCGTCGCGTTGACGGGCGTCGGCACGCCGTGCCGTTGTCCCCAGCGCACGACCGCGCCGTTGATAAAGTCGATTTCGGTGATCGAGCCTTTCTCGAGGCTTTGCAGCATCGAAGTCTTGAAGGTGGCGGATAGTCCTTCGGCGGCGAGTTTCCACGGGCGCTCAGGATCGGTGGTGGAGAGCGTGACGCCCGCCGCCTGGGCGACCGCGATCGCTTCGGCCACCGCGGCGAGCGCCGCCGTCTTCAGAAGCGGCTCGTCGTAAAGCTGCCCGTAGGTCAGGCCGGTAGTGCCCGTCAACGCGCCAGTTGCGACATTGACCAGCAGCTTGTCCCACATCGTGCCGACGATGTTGTCGCTGACCGTCGTGGCCAGCCCGGCGGCATTGAAGATTTCGGCGATTGCCGTCACGCGCGAGGTGATCCGGCCGTCGAGTTCGCCGATGTAAGTCGCCTTGCCGACGACGCCGGACTCGATGTGCCCCGGATTGCGCATCACGCCACCGACGTAGGTCTTGCCGGCCAGCACGCGCTCGCGCCCCACGATGTCCGCGAGCACATCTTCGTGCCCGAGTCCGTTCTGCAACGACAGGACCAGTGTGTCGGGTCCGATCAGGTCGAGTGCGCCGCGCATCGCGGCATCGGTATGAAATGACTTGACCAGCACAACCACCAGATCGACGACGCCGGCCTCGGCGGCGCGCGTCGTGGCCTGAACTTTCACGCGACGTGAGCCACTCGCATCGTCCACTCGCAGACCATCACGCCGCATGGCCTCCACGTGTGCCGCCGAGCGGTTCAACAACCAGACGTCGTTGCCGCCTTCGGTCAGCGCTGCGCCGATAGCGCAGCCCAGAGCACCCGCACCCAGAATCGCAATCTTCACTCTCGTCTCCCTGATCTGGAGAGCAAGATACGATTCGGTGCTCATGTCGGCAATGCAATGGATACAATGACGTCATTGCATTAGACAATATCGCTATGAACCCGGCGGAACTCCCCGATCTGAAGCTATTGCAGCTTTTCGATCTTCTTTACGATGTCCGCAGCGTCACGCGCGTGGCGGAGCAGCTTGGGCAGAGCCAGCCCACGATCAGCATCTGGCTCGGGCGCTTGCGGGAGCATCTGCAGGACCCGCTGTTCATCCGCACACCGGGCGGCATGGCGCCGACGCCGCAAGCCGATGCGCTGATCGGGCCGTGCCGGGAGATTCTTGAATCGCTGCGACGCTTCGCTGCCTGGGAGATCGAGTTCGATCCAGCCACCGCGAAACGGCGGTTCCGCATCTGCATGACCGACGCCAGCCACATCACGCTGCTTCCGCGAATGCTGGCGCATGTGCGCGCGCAAGCGCCGGGCATCCGTCTGGAGGCGGCACGGATCGACGGCAATACCGAACGGGCGCTTGAGTCCGGTGAGGCGGACCTTGCGATCGGTCACGTACCCTGGCTGGGCGGCGGGATTTACCAGCAGCAGTTGTACACGCAGGACTGGGTGTGTCTGATGAACAAGCATCATCCGCGCGTGCGCGGAAAGCTCGGGTTAAAGCAGTACCGCGCGGAAGGGCATGTGGTTATCGCGGCGGGAACCGGAGCGCAACTGCTGGAGCAGGCGCTCGTGCGCGAGCAGGTTGAGCGGGACGTCGTGCTCGAGCTGCCGGGCTTTCTCGGGCTGGGGGCAATCATCCAGACCACCGACCTGATCGCCACGCTGCCGCGGCATATCGGCGCGACGCTGGCGAAGGTGAATGACCTGTCGGTGCATCCGTGTCCGATACCCGTGGAGGGGTTTGCGGTACGACAGCACTGGCACGCCCGCTATCATCACGAAGCAGGAAATCGCTGGCTGCGCGATCTGGTCGCTCAGCTATTCAGCAGTTTGCGGTGAGCTAAGTCTTCCACAACGCGAACTCTCCTTGCGCGAGTTCCTGTTTGAGAAAGTCGACGCAGACGCGCACCTTGGCTGACTGCGCGGAGCGTGCGGCCGACATCGCCCATACGTCGGCCGGCTGCTCCCACGCCGGCAGCACGCGTTCGAGCGCTCCTTCGGCGAGCGCCTGTGCCACGTACGAGTGCCCGACCATCACGATGCCGTGGCCGTCGCGCGCCCAGCGCAGCACGACGTCGCTGTGGTTCGACGCCAGCGATCCCGTGACCTTCACCGTGCTCCAGCCGCCGGGTCCGAGCAGACGCCACACGCCGAATGGCTCGTCGCGCTCGCGGAATACGAGGCAGTCGTGCTGCGCGAGTTCCTCGACACTCTTCGGCCGGCCGCGTGCATCGAGATAGACCGGCGCCGCGCACAGCACGCGCGGACTGACCGCGATGTGATGCGCGATCAGCCCCGGTTCCTGCAACGCGCCGACGCGGACGTCGAGATCGAAACCTTCGTCTACGAGATTGACGCGGCGATCAACCAGCTCCAGCCAGATTTCCAGTTCCGGATAGCGTTTTTTCATCAGCGACACGATTGGCGCGATGTGGCTGCGCCCGAGACGCTGGCTTGCACTGATACGCAATGAACCCTTGGGATTTACCCGCAGATTCGACAGATCGTCGCGCATCGCGTCGACGTCCTGGAGGATCGAGCGCGCCCAGCGATAGACCGTTTCGCCGTCGGACGAGAGCGTCACACGCCGCGTCGTGCGATGCAGCAGCTTCACCCCGAGCGTCTTCTCCAGCAAGGCGATGCGCTTGCTGACGTGGGTCTGCGAATTGCCGAACTCATGCGCCGCGGCAACGAAACTCAGGCGGCGGGCGACTTCGCAAAAGAGCCGGAGATCACCGAGCATCGGTTCATTAAGCATGATCTGGTGATTATGGAGTGCAAGATCGGATAATAATAGTTCGATTCGGTGATAGTAGTCTCTGGTCATGCCTGAAGCACACCGGAGACAAGCATGATCAATGGCAACACCGGGCTCGTCGCCCACATCGGCTATCCGACGCACGCGTTCAAGTCGCCGATGATCTACAACCCTTATTTCGAGCACGCTGGGGTCAATGCCGTCGTGGTGCCGATGGGCTGCAAGCCCGAACATTACCCGGCCTTCCTCAACTCGGTTTTCTCGCTTGAAAACATCCGTGGCGCGCTCATCACCATGCCGCACAAGGTCACGACCGTCGGCCTGCTCGACGACGCCACGCCGGCAGTGAAAATCGCGGGCTCTTGCAACGCGGTGCGGCTCACGGAGGACGGGCGTCTTCTCGGCGATATGTTCGACGGCGAAGGCTTCGTGCGCGGCGTGCGGCGCAAGGGCTGCAAGCTCGAAGGCGCGCGGGTGCTCGTGGTGGGCTGTGGCGGCGTCGGTTCGGCGATCGCTGCTTCGCTGGCCGCGGCCGGCGTCGCGTGGCTCGGCCTCTACGATGCGCGTGCCGAGTCGGCGCAAGGTTTGAAAGAGCGTCTCGCGACCCACTACCCGAGGCTCGAAGTCACGACCGGCAGCAACGACCCGGCAGGCTACGACCTCGTCGTGAACGCGACACCGATGGGCATGAACGACGGCGATCCGTTGCCGGTCGAGGTGGAGCGCATCGCGCCGGACACCTTCGTCGGCGAGGTCGTGATGAAGACCGAGATGACGGCGTTCCTCAAGGCGGTGCAAGCGCGCGGCTGCCGCTTCCAGGTGGGCTCGGACATGCTCTTCGAGCAGATTCCCGCTTACCTCGAATTCTTCGGCTTTCCGACGACCACGCCGGACGTGCTGCGCTCAGTTGCGAAGCTGCAGTACTGAGCCAATCCAATTCAAGTTCAGTGAGACGACATGACGACGACACCCCAATTCGGCTGGTGCGGCCCGCTGCAGAACGCAGCGTTGATCAAAGAAGCAGGGCTTGACTACATTGAAGCGCAGCTCGTGCCGATGAAACTCGAGGACGACGCGTCTTTCGCGAATGCCAAGGCGCTCATCAAGGAACTGCCGTTGCCGGCGCTTGCCTTCAGCTATCTGTTCCCGCACGACGCCCGCATCGTCGGCCCGGAAAAGGACGAGCGGCGCAACCGCGCTTACTTCGATCGGGTGGTGGAACTGCTGACGCTGGCGCGAGCCCGCGTCGTCGTGCTCGGCAGCGGCTGGACGCGCAATATCCCCGAGGGCTGGACGCAGGCTCAGGCAGAGGACGAATTCCTGACAACGCTTGCATGGTGCGCCGACACGCTTGAGGGCAGCGGCACGACGCTCGTGATCGAGCCGCTGAACCGCAAGGAATCGAACCTGGTGAACAGCGTCGCGGACGGTGCGCGGCTCGCAAAGTCGCTCAACCGTCCCGAAGTGCGCGGCCTCGCGGACTTCTATCACATGGACGAAGAAACCGAGTCGCTGGACGCATTGCGCGAGCACGGTGCGTGGCTCGCTCACATCCATCTCGCCGACACTGGCCGGCTGAATCCGGGCACTGGCGCCTATGACTACCCGACTTTCTTCGGACATCTCAAGGCCTGCACCTATCAAGGCCTGCTCAGCGCCGAATGCGGATTTAAAGGCGAGCCACTCGCTTCGATGCGCGAGAGCGCGTCGTTCCTGCGCCAGGCATGGAACGACGCATAACGCCTAAATAAACAACGGATCGATACAGACCCGCCACGGGTTCGTACAAGCGGACCAACCTCATTGGAGGAGACAACCATGAATGTCACTATCTCAGACGTGACGGCGGCTGACCGCGCGGTCGCCAGGTCGACAAAACGCCTGATTCCTTTTTTGCTTTTAATGTATGTACTCGCGTTTCTCGACCGTGCCAACGTCGGCTTTGCGAAGCAGGGATTACACGATGTAGTCGGCATGTCGGACGCGGCCTTTGCGTTCGGCGCCAGCATCTTTTTCATTGCGTATGTGTTACTCGAAATCCCGAGCAATCTCGCGATGCATAAAGTGGGCGCCCGTGCCTGGATGTGCCGCATCATGGTGACGTGGGGCCTCGTGTCGGCCGCGACGATGTTCGTCAAGGGTTCGACGAGCTTTTACGCACTACGCTTCATTCTGGGAGCGTGCGAAGCGGGCTTCTTTCCCGGCGTGATCCTGTACCTGACTTACTGGTTTCCGGACCGCGCCCGGGCGAAGATCATGGGCCTCTTCTACTTCGGCGCGCCGCTCGCATTCGTGTTCGGTTCACCGCTGTCCGGCTACCTGCTGCGCTTCGATGGCGTGCTCGGGCTGCACGGCTATCAGTGGATGTTCATGCTCGAAGGACTTGCGGCGACTGCTGTCGGTGTGTGGGCGTACTTCTATCTGGACGACAGACCGGCCGATGCCAGGTGGCTCGATGACGATGAGAAACACACGCTGGTCGCTGTGCTCGAGGCAGAGCAGTCCGCGAAGGTCTCACACGGACCGCACAGTGTAGGCGCCGCGCTCACGGATCGCACGGTGTTGTACTTCGGCCTCATTTTTTTCCTGATCCAGATGGGCGTATCAGTGGCGGTGTTCTATCTTCCGACGTTCGTTGGGAAGCTGCTCGGCACGGGGCCGAACGCGCTGGTGGGCTTCGTCGTCGCGATTCCGTGGACCTGCGCGCTCATTGCGACGTTCGCCGTGCCGAGACTGGCCGCACGCCGCGAACGGTTGGTGCTCTTCGGCTGCGCGAGTCTCCTGATCGCCGCGATTGCGATGTTTGTCTCGGCGGGCCCATCGCCGCTGATCTCGATGATCGCGTTGTGTTTCGCAGTGGCGGGGCTGTGGGCGGTCCAGCCCATCTTCTGGTCGCTGCTTACCAACTATCTTGGCGGCATGGCGGTCGTATCCGGCGTCGCGATGGTGAACACGATCGGCAACATCGGCAACTTCGTCTCACCGAACGTGAAGGCATGGGCGGACGCGAGCTTCGGTTCGAGCGTGGCGGGGCTAATGCTGCTGAGCGGTGTCGTCGTGCTCGCGGCGCTGCTTTTCA includes the following:
- a CDS encoding CaiB/BaiF CoA transferase family protein, with product MQARPLEGIRVVDYSHFLAGPYVGRCLAALGAEVIKVERPGSGDAGRQHATVLDDEQSGYFLQLNMGKRGVSVNMRDARGKEFMQRLCDSADVFVENYRPGALDKLGLGYDELSARNSKLVYCSISAYGHTGPDAHRAGFGLIAEAKSGIMQMIGTPGEPPPLMRISLGDMYTGIHAVAAINAALLGRVKSGRGQHIDMALYDTLVSMHEYAVQCYTMQGIVPEQTGHDMPTSTLYGVFRAADGDLVIAAQVDDAWKRFAALVEAHGGPAGFGTDTRFHTLAGRNTNRLDILSVVKPWVASRPVAQVLELLDSIDVPCAKVQRIDEVLADPQIVARGMVVEQAHPRYGKLRLPNLPFRFSDCDTTIREVAPDLGQHNAEVAQSLGFGAAEIDAMQTDGVLYSTVRP
- a CDS encoding MaoC family dehydratase, with translation MTIVDKYWDDAREGDECVSPHYTVTKERILAYADLTGDHTPVHVDEEYANVSHFGSIVAHGLFGLSIADGLKTQSDYRFLPGMSLGWTWDFNLPIKVNDVLHVKFRVGAMRASKSRPGWGIVVLPSELVNQDGQVVQHGEHRLMVPRRPGAF
- a CDS encoding VOC family protein, which gives rise to MNGSKAYLEHVAIWVKDIHWHIRFFEDVLGMTMREVDGTVEEPRQYWTLGGLQFIHNPQHDAPEGRLAHLGVMCEDMEAALAAAQRYDVSEMPQGRNWLRLPDGLAVELIQARPAACVARALDINPRAEV
- a CDS encoding ketopantoate reductase family protein is translated as MKIAILGAGALGCAIGAALTEGGNDVWLLNRSAAHVEAMRRDGLRVDDASGSRRVKVQATTRAAEAGVVDLVVVLVKSFHTDAAMRGALDLIGPDTLVLSLQNGLGHEDVLADIVGRERVLAGKTYVGGVMRNPGHIESGVVGKATYIGELDGRITSRVTAIAEIFNAAGLATTVSDNIVGTMWDKLLVNVATGALTGTTGLTYGQLYDEPLLKTAALAAVAEAIAVAQAAGVTLSTTDPERPWKLAAEGLSATFKTSMLQSLEKGSITEIDFINGAVVRWGQRHGVPTPVNATLVACIKGIERAMTDKAGRQPHERQ
- a CDS encoding LysR family transcriptional regulator, producing MNPAELPDLKLLQLFDLLYDVRSVTRVAEQLGQSQPTISIWLGRLREHLQDPLFIRTPGGMAPTPQADALIGPCREILESLRRFAAWEIEFDPATAKRRFRICMTDASHITLLPRMLAHVRAQAPGIRLEAARIDGNTERALESGEADLAIGHVPWLGGGIYQQQLYTQDWVCLMNKHHPRVRGKLGLKQYRAEGHVVIAAGTGAQLLEQALVREQVERDVVLELPGFLGLGAIIQTTDLIATLPRHIGATLAKVNDLSVHPCPIPVEGFAVRQHWHARYHHEAGNRWLRDLVAQLFSSLR
- a CDS encoding LysR substrate-binding domain-containing protein, with product MLNEPMLGDLRLFCEVARRLSFVAAAHEFGNSQTHVSKRIALLEKTLGVKLLHRTTRRVTLSSDGETVYRWARSILQDVDAMRDDLSNLRVNPKGSLRISASQRLGRSHIAPIVSLMKKRYPELEIWLELVDRRVNLVDEGFDLDVRVGALQEPGLIAHHIAVSPRVLCAAPVYLDARGRPKSVEELAQHDCLVFRERDEPFGVWRLLGPGGWSTVKVTGSLASNHSDVVLRWARDGHGIVMVGHSYVAQALAEGALERVLPAWEQPADVWAMSAARSAQSAKVRVCVDFLKQELAQGEFALWKT
- a CDS encoding shikimate dehydrogenase family protein; this encodes MINGNTGLVAHIGYPTHAFKSPMIYNPYFEHAGVNAVVVPMGCKPEHYPAFLNSVFSLENIRGALITMPHKVTTVGLLDDATPAVKIAGSCNAVRLTEDGRLLGDMFDGEGFVRGVRRKGCKLEGARVLVVGCGGVGSAIAASLAAAGVAWLGLYDARAESAQGLKERLATHYPRLEVTTGSNDPAGYDLVVNATPMGMNDGDPLPVEVERIAPDTFVGEVVMKTEMTAFLKAVQARGCRFQVGSDMLFEQIPAYLEFFGFPTTTPDVLRSVAKLQY
- a CDS encoding sugar phosphate isomerase/epimerase family protein, giving the protein MTTTPQFGWCGPLQNAALIKEAGLDYIEAQLVPMKLEDDASFANAKALIKELPLPALAFSYLFPHDARIVGPEKDERRNRAYFDRVVELLTLARARVVVLGSGWTRNIPEGWTQAQAEDEFLTTLAWCADTLEGSGTTLVIEPLNRKESNLVNSVADGARLAKSLNRPEVRGLADFYHMDEETESLDALREHGAWLAHIHLADTGRLNPGTGAYDYPTFFGHLKACTYQGLLSAECGFKGEPLASMRESASFLRQAWNDA
- a CDS encoding MFS transporter, with product MNVTISDVTAADRAVARSTKRLIPFLLLMYVLAFLDRANVGFAKQGLHDVVGMSDAAFAFGASIFFIAYVLLEIPSNLAMHKVGARAWMCRIMVTWGLVSAATMFVKGSTSFYALRFILGACEAGFFPGVILYLTYWFPDRARAKIMGLFYFGAPLAFVFGSPLSGYLLRFDGVLGLHGYQWMFMLEGLAATAVGVWAYFYLDDRPADARWLDDDEKHTLVAVLEAEQSAKVSHGPHSVGAALTDRTVLYFGLIFFLIQMGVSVAVFYLPTFVGKLLGTGPNALVGFVVAIPWTCALIATFAVPRLAARRERLVLFGCASLLIAAIAMFVSAGPSPLISMIALCFAVAGLWAVQPIFWSLLTNYLGGMAVVSGVAMVNTIGNIGNFVSPNVKAWADASFGSSVAGLMLLSGVVVLAALLFIGARRSTQPAVAEAVHP